In Pikeienuella piscinae, the sequence TATCACGCGCTCAAGGATCGGGCGGAGCTGAAACCCGGCGAGACGGTTTTCGTTCTCGGCGCGGCGGGGGGTGTCGGCCTCGCGGCGGTCGAACTGGCGAAAGCGATGGGCGCGACGGTGATCGCCGGGGCGAGCTCGGCCGAGAAGCTTGCGGTCGCGCGGGAGCATGGCGCCGATCTCTGCGTCAATTACGCCGAGGAGGACATCAAGGAAAAGGTGCGTGAGCTTTCCGGCGGCGGCGTCGACGTGGTCTATGACCCGGTCGGCGACAAGCTGGCGGAGCCGTCGTTCCGGGCGCTCGGCTGGGAGGGGCGCTATCTGGTCGTCGGCTTCGCCGGCGGCGAGATTCCGCGCTTGCCGCTCAATCTCGCGCTGCTGAAATCGGCCGATATCAGGGGCGTCTTCTGGGGCCAGTGGACGGCGCGGAACCCGGAGAAGCACCGCAAGAACACCCAGGAATTCCTGCACCTGTTCACCGAGGGCAAGATCCGGCCGCGAATCTCCGCCTCCTACAGGTTGGAGGATTTCGTGAAGGCCTATGACGACATCGCGAACCGGCGGGCGATGGGCAAGGTCGTCCTCACCATGGGCGACTGAAAGGGGCGCCACGTCGGGCCGTGCGCTGTCGGCGCCGGCGCCCGGCGGCGACGGGCGCCCGGTTCAGACCGTCAGGACGATCTTGCCGATATGGGTCGAGCTTTCCATCAGCCGGTGAGCGTCGGCGGCCTTCTTCAGCGGAAAGCGCGCGGCCATCACCGGTTTCACCCGCCCCGCCTCGATCAACGGCCAGACCTTTTCGCGGAGGCTGTCGGCGATCTCGGCCTTCTCGGCGATGCTGCGCGGGCGCAAGGTCGAGCCGGTGATGGTGAGGCGTTTGAGCATGACCTGAACGAAGTTCAGCTTGACCTCCGGCCCCTGCAAAAACGCGATCTGCACGATCCGGCCTTGATCGGCGGCGAGCTTCACATTGCGCGGAATGTAGTCGCCGCCGACCATGTCGAGGATCAGGTCGACGCCGCGTTTGCCGGTCGCCTCGCGCAGGACCTCGACATAATCCGCCTCGCGGTAGTTCACGGCGATCTCGGCGCCGAGTTCGCGGCAGATCGCGGTCTTGTCGTCGCCGCCGGCGGTGGTGAAGACGCGGGCGCCAAAGGCGTTCGCGAGCTGGATCGCGGTGGTGCCGATGCCGGAGGAACCGCCATGAACGAGGAATGTCTCGCCCGCCTTCAGCCGGCCCCGGTCGAAGACATTGGTCCAGACGGTGAAGAAGGTCTCGGGCAGCGCCGCCGCCTCCTCCATCGAGAGGCCGGCGGGAACGCGCAGCGCGTGATCCTCGTGCGTCGCGGCGTATTCGGCGTAGCCGCCGCCGGCGAGCAGCGCGCAGACCTTGTCGCCGACGCGCCAGCGGGTGACGGCGGCGCCGATGGCGGCGACCTCGCCCGCAGCCTCCAGCCCCGGCAGGTCGGACGCGCCGGGCGGCGGTGGATAGGCGCCGGCGCGCTGGAGGCAATCCGGCCGGTTCACGCCGGCGGCTCTGACGCGGATCAGGATCTGGTCGGGGGCTACTGCGGGAAGCGGCCGGGTGGCGGCGGTCAGGGCTTCCGGCCCGCCCGGTTTCGAGATCTCCACGACGCGCATCGTTTCCGGCAGGTTTGTCATGTCGCTTCCCATCACCCGTTCGCTGCGAAACTCTTCAGCCTGGACTTATGCCGCCGAAGCTGCGGCGGCGAAACCCGAAACTGGCGGTATCCGGCGTCGCCGCCGCCGGGCGGAGAGCCGTGGCGACCGGCGTCCGCCCGGGTTGATCGCCCAGCGCTGGGTGACGACGACCGCGTTTCATTACGATGTCGGCTTTCCCGGCTCGGGCGACAGGCATGTCGCCGGCCAGGGCTATGAATTCGATGGCGCAAGCGTTCCCTTCCCGCTCACGGACTTCGTGCCGCAGACCCATTCGCTGTATCTTGGCGCCGCGGCGCTGCATCACTGGCTCTATCAGATCGACTATCAGACCGTGGCGCGGGAAAGAGCCGATGCGATATTCCGCGAGGCGATGATCGATGATCGTCCTCGGGCTCAACTGGATCCGGGCGGGGCTGATGTGGTGGGCGGTGCGGGCCGGCGGCTGGGCGGACTGGTGCAGCCGCCAGCCCGAAACCTTCACCTGGCGTATTCTCCGGCTGCCGTGGATTCCCCGCGTTTCGCTGATCTGGACAGTCACCGTCATCCGCGGGCTGTGGGGGGCGCTGGTCATCGAACTCTTGTCGCTCAAGACCTATCGGGCGGAGGCGGCGCGGATCCGGGCGCTCGACGCGCCGGAGTGACGCCGGGCGAGGCTTCCGGGCTTGCGCCGGGCCGCGCCGCGCGTCAGGTTCTCGCCGGCAACCCCGAGGGAGGACGAAATGGCGAGGACGGCTCTGATCACCGGCGCGGGCAGCGGCATTGGCCGCGCGAGCGCGCGGAAACTGGCGCAAAGCGGCTGGCGCGTTGCGCTGGTCGGGCGGCGGCGCGCGGCGCTGGAGGAGGCGGCGAAGGAGATCGGCGACGCCGCGCTCGTCCTTCCAGCCGATATCGCGAAACCGGATGAAGTCGAGGCGATCTTCATCGAGGCGGCGAAGGCGTTCGGCCGACTCGACCTCCTCTTCAACAACGCCGGGCGCGGCGCGCCCGTCGCCGATATCGACGATATGACGCTCGAGGACTGGTATGGCGTCGTCGACGCCAATCTCCATGGCTCCATGCTCTGTGCGCGGGCCGCGTTCGCGCTGATGAAGCGGCAGGACCCGAAGGGCGGACGGATCATCAACAACGGCTCGATCAGCGCCCATGCGCCCCGGCCCGGCTCCGTCGCCTATACGGTGACGAAACACGCGATCACCGGGCTGACGCGGACACTTTCGCTCGATGGGCGCAAGCATGACATAGCCTGCGGCCAGATCGACATCGGCAACGCGCTGACCGAAATGGCGGCGCGGATGGTCGACGGCGTGCCGCAGGCCGACGGGACGATCAAGGCCGAGGCGGTGATGGACCCCGAGCATGTCGCGGACGCGGTCGTCCAGATGGCGGAGTTCCCGCTGGAGACGAACGTCCAGTTCATGACCATCATGGCGACGAAGATGCCCTTCGTCGGGCGCGGCTGACCGCGAAGCGATGGAGAAGATCGCCGGCGTCGCCGCGTTGGAGGCGCGTTGGAGGCGCGTTACGGCGCGCCGAGCGAAGCCTCGGTGATCAAGGTCGCGCCGCGCCTCACACCGGTATATCGACGCTGGATCGCGGCGAGCCGGTTCTGCATCCTGACCACCGTCGGGCCCGAGGGGGGTCGCCATTCTCGACGACCGGCGGCTGGCGCTGCCGGACTGGCGTGGCAATCAGCGGCTCGACAGCCTGCGCAACGTTGTGCGCGATGGACGCGCGGCGCTGATATTCTTCGTTCCCGGCTCGAGCAACGTCATCCGCGTGAACGGAACCGCCTGGCTGACGGCGGACGCGGGCTTGCGCGCGCGTTTCGCGCGCAAGACCTTGCGCCCCGCCACGGTGGTCGTGTTCGATATCGCCGAGGTCTATTCGCAATGCGCGCCCGGCTCTGGACCTCGGGCGATGAAAGCGCCGATCTGCCGAGCGTCGGCGACATGCTGGCGGAGATCACGGCGGGGCGGATCGCCGCCGCGGCCTATGATTCAGACTGGCCCGGACGCGCGGCGAAAACCATGTGGTGACCACAGCCCGCAGGCGGCTGAGGGTCGGCGGAGGGCGTGGCGCGCCGCGAGGAGCGCCGAAAATCGGAACACCGGACAGGCTGAAGAATGTAAGAAAAAGGCCCAGACGCGCCAGCAGCGAGAGAAGGCCGGGAAGGAGCGTGAGGACCGCGTCGCGAGGCAGAAGGGGCGGGGCGCCCGCGATCAACTACGGAGGCCAGCAGGTCGTCTCCAATGACGGCGACCAGGTGGTGACGCGCGGGTCGCGGGGGAATTACAATTTCTATCGAGATGACGATGCGTTGATCCGCCGGCCGGGACGGCGCCGAGCGGCTTCAGGCTTCGCGGCCCGGGGTGGGCGGGTTCCCCCGCGCGCGACGGATTGGACAGGCTCGAAGCCCCCGCCATCACCGACTACGCAGATGATCTTGGTGCGGTGGATTCCGGTTTTGAAGTTGTCATGCGCCTGCATCCGCGCGGGAAATCACCGCGCCATCGCGCGGGGATTCTGTGAATAGTATGGCTTTTCAATTGGATAACCTCCTTATCGCACGCGATAAGGGGCGCCGCCGTTCAACCCGCGCCGACCTCCGCCGCGATCGTCGCGCGGCTTTTCCGGGCTCGCTCGGTCGCGGATTTGAGCTGGCCGCAGGCGGCCATGATGTCCTGCCCGCGCGGGGTTCTCACCGGGCTGGCGTAACCGGCGCGGTTGACGATTTCGGCGAAGGCCTCGATCCGGTCCCAGTCCGAACGTTCATAGGGCGAGCCGGGCCAGGGATTGAAGGGGATGAGGTTGATCTTCGCCGGAATGCCGGCGATCAACTTCACCAGCCGGCGCGCGTCGGCGTCGGAATCGTTCACGTCTTTCAGCATCACGTATTCGAAGGTGATCCGCTCGGCGTTGGAAAGCCGCGGCCAGTTGCGGCAGGCTTCCAGCAGCGCCGCGATGTTCCATTTGCGGTTGATCGGCACCAGCTCGTTCCGCAATTCGTCACGCGTCGCGTGAAAGGAGATCGCCAGCATGCAGCCGATCTCCTCGCCCGCCCGGACGATCTCGGGAACGACGCCGGATGTCGAAAGCGTGATCCGGCGGCGCGAGAGGCCGAGCCCCGCATCGTCCATCGCGATTCGCATCGCGTCGCGGACATTGTCGGTATTGTAGAGCGGCTCGCCCATGCCCATCAGCACGATGTTGGAGAGGAGACGTTTCTCGCCCACCTGCTTGCCGGCCGACGTCCATTCGCCGAGATCGTCGCGGCAGACGAGGATTTGGCCGACGATCTCCGCCGTGGTCAGGTTTCTGACCAGCGTCTGGGTGCCGGTATGGCAGAATGTGCAGTTCAGCGTGCAGCCGACCTGGGAGGAGATGCAGAGCGTGCCGCGGTCCTCCTCCGGAATATAGACCGCCTCGACCTCATGCCCGCCATCGAGTTTGAGAAGGTATTTGCGCGTGCCGTCGGCGGAGATCAGCCGCTCGGCGACCTCCGGCCGGGAGATGCGGAACTGCTCCGCCAGCGTGGCGCGAAGATCGCGCGAGAGGCTGGTCATTTCGGCGGCGTCGGTGACGCCCTTCTCATAGAGCCAGCCCCAGATTTGCGCGGTGCGCATGTTCGCCTGCCGCTCGGGCGTTCCGGCCTCGATCAGCGCGGCGCGGAGCGTATCGCGACTCATGCCGATCAGATTCGGTTTCAATCCTTTCGGCGTCACGCGCGGCAACACGCGGGCGTCAGGCGCGATCGGCGCATTTCTGATCTGGGCCGGTTCGGCCATCGTATCGATCCTCGAACGGCGAAAGCCCGCCACAGGCGGGCCGGGCGCTCCGTGCGCCCTCTTCACATAGTGGACGCGCGCCTATTTGCAGAGCGCGCGCGCTTCGTCCAGCGCAGCGGTGAAACCGCTGAGCGAAAACCGGTCGATCGTCGTGGTGCCGCGGGTTGAAACACCGGTGACCTCGGCGGTCACGCCGCGTTTCATCGCCGCGACCAGTTTCGCGTCGCTCTCGGGGCTGTCGGCCCAGGCGCCCTCGCCCTCGGTGAACATCTCGAAGGCGTCGGAACCGATCTTCAGCTTCACCGAACTGCCGCTGCGGTACGGGTATCCGGCGATCATCGAAACCTCGTTCAGAACCTGCGCGCCGGGGCGAATCGCGACCATCAGAAAGATGTCGCCCCGGTTGACTGAAACCGGCTTGCCGCCCCTAAGCGCCCGTGAGGATACGGGCTGCGAGACGATCCAGCATTGCCGGTCGGCGGCCGCACCCTGTTTGAATATGCTCCAGTCACGTTTGGCGCCGATGCTCTCGTTGGTCGCCTGCGCGTAGCTCGCGCCGGGCGTCAGAACCACCAACCCAAGTAGAACGGCTGCGAAAATCCCCATCACCGCGCAAGTCGCCCGTGCGCGGATCGTCCCCGAAACTGTCTCCATAGTCGCTCTCCGCCTGAATGCTGACCGAGGCCTGCATGCCTCTTTTTTCTGTCCGGTCGGTGCGGATACTATGACGAAACGCGCGCTCGGCGCCACCCTTGCCGCGCGCTCCCGCGAAACGCCCGGTTGCAGGGCTTCGCGGCTGCGCGCAGGCTGGGCGCAGAGCCGCGCCGCCGGGGCGATCACGCGCGGTGGACTGGTAATTTCATCCCGCCCGGGCCATCCCGGATGCGTGGCGCATATCGCCGGAGGAGAGATCGACTATGCCAGAGGCTGAAACGCGAAATCCCGTCCTCGTCGCCCGCCAGCGCGCTGGGTTCGTCGAGCGCGTCCACCACGGACGGGTCGCGATCGTCGACGGACGAAGCCCAGAGGGCGCGCTCGCCGCCGCGCTCGGCGATGTCGGATCGGCGTTCCTGCCCCGCTCCTCGTGCAAGATCCTCCAGGCGTTGCCGATGGTGGAGAGCGGCGCCGCCGACGCGGCGAAGCTCTCGCCGCGTCATCTCGCGCTTTCGTGCGCTTCGCATCAGGGGTCGGACGCGCACGCCACGTTCGCCGGCGAATGGCTGCGTGAGATGGGGTTCAGCGAGACTGACCTGATGTGCGGCGCGCAGGAATCCGGCGACGCGGCGACTCGCGAGCGGATGATCCGCGCCGGCGAGGCCCCGTCGCAGCTTCATAACAACTGCTCGGGCAAGCATTCCGGGTTCCTCTGCCAGGCGAAGCATCTGCGTGCGTCCGCCGAAAACTATGTCTCACCCGACCATCCGGTGCAGAAGGCCGTCGCCGCGGCGACGGCGGAACTGGCGGGCGAGGAGATCGCCGGCCATGCGATCGACGGCTGCTCGGCGCCGAATTTCGCGCTTTCGCTCACAGGTCTCGCGCGTGCGGCGGCGCGGATCGCGGCGGCGGAGACGGCGCTTGCGGGCGTGCGGCTGGACGCGGCCATCCGGCTCCGCTCGGCGATGGCGGCGCATCCTTTCGAGGTGGCTGGCGAGGGGCGCTGCTGCACCGGATTGATGCGCGCCGGCGAGGGGCGTTTCGCGGTAAAGACCGGCGCCGAAGGGGCTTTCATCGCGATTCTGCCGGAGATGGGGCTCGGCGTCGCTTTGAAGATCGACGACGGGAACACCCCGGCGGCCGAGTGCGCCATGACTGGGATCCTTGTCGCGCTCGGCGCGCTCGACGCGGGTGATGAGCGCATCGCCTGCTGGCTGACGCCGCGGGAGGTCAATCGCCGCGGCCTCGTCTGCGGCGGCGGCGCCCTGAGCCAGGCGATCACCGGGCTGAGGTTGAGTTAGGCGGGGTCAGCCCGGCAGC encodes:
- a CDS encoding NADPH:quinone oxidoreductase family protein, producing the protein MKALICETFGPYNTHKVREVDPPELLKGQIRVSIRAAGVNFPDILIVEGKYQHKPPFPFIPGAECAGVVSEIGEGVEGFALGDRVFFGIPNGAFAEEAVVDAARVSHLPETMSFEEASAINLVYGTSYHALKDRAELKPGETVFVLGAAGGVGLAAVELAKAMGATVIAGASSAEKLAVAREHGADLCVNYAEEDIKEKVRELSGGGVDVVYDPVGDKLAEPSFRALGWEGRYLVVGFAGGEIPRLPLNLALLKSADIRGVFWGQWTARNPEKHRKNTQEFLHLFTEGKIRPRISASYRLEDFVKAYDDIANRRAMGKVVLTMGD
- a CDS encoding NAD(P)H-quinone oxidoreductase, whose amino-acid sequence is MTNLPETMRVVEISKPGGPEALTAATRPLPAVAPDQILIRVRAAGVNRPDCLQRAGAYPPPPGASDLPGLEAAGEVAAIGAAVTRWRVGDKVCALLAGGGYAEYAATHEDHALRVPAGLSMEEAAALPETFFTVWTNVFDRGRLKAGETFLVHGGSSGIGTTAIQLANAFGARVFTTAGGDDKTAICRELGAEIAVNYREADYVEVLREATGKRGVDLILDMVGGDYIPRNVKLAADQGRIVQIAFLQGPEVKLNFVQVMLKRLTITGSTLRPRSIAEKAEIADSLREKVWPLIEAGRVKPVMAARFPLKKAADAHRLMESSTHIGKIVLTV
- a CDS encoding SDR family oxidoreductase, coding for MARTALITGAGSGIGRASARKLAQSGWRVALVGRRRAALEEAAKEIGDAALVLPADIAKPDEVEAIFIEAAKAFGRLDLLFNNAGRGAPVADIDDMTLEDWYGVVDANLHGSMLCARAAFALMKRQDPKGGRIINNGSISAHAPRPGSVAYTVTKHAITGLTRTLSLDGRKHDIACGQIDIGNALTEMAARMVDGVPQADGTIKAEAVMDPEHVADAVVQMAEFPLETNVQFMTIMATKMPFVGRG
- the rlmN gene encoding 23S rRNA (adenine(2503)-C(2))-methyltransferase RlmN is translated as MAEPAQIRNAPIAPDARVLPRVTPKGLKPNLIGMSRDTLRAALIEAGTPERQANMRTAQIWGWLYEKGVTDAAEMTSLSRDLRATLAEQFRISRPEVAERLISADGTRKYLLKLDGGHEVEAVYIPEEDRGTLCISSQVGCTLNCTFCHTGTQTLVRNLTTAEIVGQILVCRDDLGEWTSAGKQVGEKRLLSNIVLMGMGEPLYNTDNVRDAMRIAMDDAGLGLSRRRITLSTSGVVPEIVRAGEEIGCMLAISFHATRDELRNELVPINRKWNIAALLEACRNWPRLSNAERITFEYVMLKDVNDSDADARRLVKLIAGIPAKINLIPFNPWPGSPYERSDWDRIEAFAEIVNRAGYASPVRTPRGQDIMAACGQLKSATERARKSRATIAAEVGAG
- a CDS encoding invasion associated locus B family protein produces the protein METVSGTIRARATCAVMGIFAAVLLGLVVLTPGASYAQATNESIGAKRDWSIFKQGAAADRQCWIVSQPVSSRALRGGKPVSVNRGDIFLMVAIRPGAQVLNEVSMIAGYPYRSGSSVKLKIGSDAFEMFTEGEGAWADSPESDAKLVAAMKRGVTAEVTGVSTRGTTTIDRFSLSGFTAALDEARALCK
- a CDS encoding asparaginase, which codes for MPEAETRNPVLVARQRAGFVERVHHGRVAIVDGRSPEGALAAALGDVGSAFLPRSSCKILQALPMVESGAADAAKLSPRHLALSCASHQGSDAHATFAGEWLREMGFSETDLMCGAQESGDAATRERMIRAGEAPSQLHNNCSGKHSGFLCQAKHLRASAENYVSPDHPVQKAVAAATAELAGEEIAGHAIDGCSAPNFALSLTGLARAAARIAAAETALAGVRLDAAIRLRSAMAAHPFEVAGEGRCCTGLMRAGEGRFAVKTGAEGAFIAILPEMGLGVALKIDDGNTPAAECAMTGILVALGALDAGDERIACWLTPREVNRRGLVCGGGALSQAITGLRLS